The Fibrobacter sp. UWP2 genome has a window encoding:
- a CDS encoding glycosyltransferase family 2 protein, translating into MTSPEYSCSIVIVAYNSCDFIPACLKSVRDACEGIDSQIIVLDNGSTEPILPEIKKFFPEVLWLDSEVNLGFGKGCNLAEKEATKPYLFFINPDTVISRDSFREMLKFMHEHPEAGTVGCRILNEDGSIQWACRRSFPTIISAVSKTIGLAALFPKNKTLASYNMTFADPDEMIEVDAISGSFFCIRRDVYEQLNGFDEDFFMYGEDLDLCFRTKLMGLKNYYTPVTNILHFKGQSCRTRRWKSYVDFYQAMLIFVKKHKDLYFVPNFLVSFGIVLAACLGVFSRVIPQFWKIFLDLGVIAVWALVLLPGLGNDGHLFTPIKESIGVTTTFEDWWLVGIVALVNVVLLTFLGEYARSSLKGEKFLRYLVPLNLVAVGGYEAFRYFAQVSYDPGDWSRIYTSIGWCVYVVCSSLFIPLALLAWRRIAFWINYFYRIFAKKRHRSILLGGREDSLNNWFDSYNVIPGIEILGCVSGEPEKLSEENRKHLLGPLSDMESICNRTGCRELLVVSNFSGYREPFDLDWLQKLQLKVFLLIGNGKNGNFALVDLKYLH; encoded by the coding sequence ATGACTTCCCCGGAATATTCTTGTTCCATTGTCATTGTCGCCTACAATTCGTGCGACTTTATTCCGGCTTGCCTCAAGTCGGTTCGCGACGCTTGCGAGGGCATCGATTCCCAGATTATTGTTTTGGACAACGGTTCCACGGAACCGATTCTCCCCGAAATCAAGAAGTTTTTCCCCGAGGTCCTTTGGCTCGATTCCGAAGTGAATCTCGGATTTGGCAAGGGCTGTAACCTTGCCGAAAAAGAGGCGACCAAGCCTTACTTGTTCTTCATCAATCCCGACACCGTGATTTCTCGTGATTCCTTCCGCGAAATGCTCAAGTTCATGCACGAGCACCCGGAGGCGGGAACGGTGGGATGTCGCATTTTAAACGAGGACGGCTCCATCCAGTGGGCGTGCCGTCGTTCGTTCCCGACCATCATTTCGGCAGTGTCCAAAACTATCGGTTTGGCGGCTCTATTCCCCAAGAACAAGACTCTTGCTTCGTACAACATGACGTTTGCTGACCCGGACGAGATGATCGAGGTCGATGCCATCAGTGGTTCGTTCTTTTGCATACGCCGCGATGTGTACGAGCAGTTGAACGGCTTTGACGAAGACTTCTTTATGTACGGCGAGGACTTGGACCTGTGTTTCCGCACCAAGTTGATGGGTCTCAAGAACTACTATACGCCGGTGACGAACATTTTGCACTTTAAAGGGCAAAGTTGCCGCACCCGCCGTTGGAAGTCGTATGTCGACTTTTACCAGGCGATGCTCATTTTTGTGAAAAAGCACAAGGACCTTTACTTTGTCCCTAATTTTTTAGTTTCCTTCGGCATTGTCCTTGCCGCATGTCTTGGCGTGTTTTCCCGCGTAATTCCTCAGTTTTGGAAAATATTCCTCGACTTGGGCGTGATTGCTGTATGGGCTCTCGTATTGTTGCCCGGCTTAGGCAACGATGGACACCTTTTTACCCCCATTAAGGAATCCATAGGGGTAACAACGACGTTTGAAGACTGGTGGCTTGTGGGAATTGTCGCCTTGGTGAATGTCGTGCTCTTGACGTTCCTTGGTGAATATGCTCGTTCTAGTCTCAAGGGCGAAAAGTTCTTGCGGTACCTTGTGCCACTAAACCTTGTTGCGGTGGGAGGGTATGAGGCGTTCCGTTATTTTGCTCAGGTTTCTTATGACCCAGGAGACTGGTCTAGGATCTATACCAGTATTGGGTGGTGCGTCTATGTCGTTTGCTCTAGCCTCTTTATCCCGCTAGCGCTTTTGGCCTGGCGCCGTATTGCATTTTGGATAAACTATTTTTATCGCATCTTCGCGAAAAAGCGTCACCGCTCCATCTTGCTTGGCGGCCGCGAGGATTCGCTCAACAACTGGTTTGACAGCTACAACGTGATTCCCGGCATCGAGATTCTCGGCTGTGTGAGCGGCGAGCCCGAAAAACTCTCCGAAGAGAACCGCAAGCACCTGCTCGGGCCCCTTTCGGACATGGAAAGCATCTGCAATCGTACGGGTTGCCGCGAACTCCTGGTCGTGTCCAATTTCTCGGGTTACCGCGAACCTTTTGACTTGGATTGGCTCCAAAAGCTGCAATTGAAGGTGTTTTTGCTCATTGGAAATGGTAAAAACGGCAATTTTGCCCTTGTTGACCTTAAATATCTGCATTAA
- a CDS encoding Trm112 family protein, with amino-acid sequence MFDTNLLDILCCPETRGALKLADDACLASLNKAISAGTLKNVAGEKISETLEEALVSEDGSRVYPIREGIPVLLSDEAISLPVGA; translated from the coding sequence ATGTTCGATACTAATCTTTTGGATATCCTCTGCTGCCCCGAGACTCGTGGGGCGTTGAAATTGGCTGACGATGCCTGCCTGGCATCCCTCAACAAGGCCATCTCCGCTGGTACGCTCAAGAACGTGGCTGGCGAAAAGATTTCTGAAACTTTGGAAGAAGCCCTTGTCTCCGAAGACGGTAGCCGAGTCTACCCAATTCGCGAGGGCATCCCTGTACTTTTGTCTGACGAAGCAATCTCTCTTCCCGTGGGGGCGTAA
- a CDS encoding glycosyltransferase family 2 protein: MDLSMVIPVKEESENLPDLLKEIVAAMAPTGWEYEVIVVDDGSRDNTWEVLENLSKEYPFMHGYRFQFNCGKADALALGFSKAKGKYVATLDGDLQDDPLEIPKMVAILEEGYDLVSGWKKHRLDPWHKTMPSKLFNLTVSMVCGKRLHDFNCGIKAYRHSVVRYIELYGDYHRFIPVMAKWQGFRITEMPVAHRARVHGVSKYGISRLVSGFLDLVSLLFMRSFSTKPLHFFGLIGLVFMLAGLGICGYFGYEWFQTGAMHVRPLLLAGGFSLVMSVQFFSLGLLAEMMNGNKRRTYPIADTFGEE; this comes from the coding sequence ATGGATTTAAGTATGGTCATCCCGGTCAAGGAAGAAAGCGAAAATCTTCCTGACCTGCTAAAAGAGATTGTGGCTGCCATGGCTCCCACGGGCTGGGAGTACGAGGTCATTGTGGTCGATGACGGCAGCCGCGACAACACTTGGGAAGTTCTTGAGAACCTTTCCAAGGAATATCCCTTTATGCATGGTTACCGGTTCCAGTTCAACTGCGGCAAGGCCGACGCCCTCGCACTTGGTTTTTCGAAGGCCAAGGGCAAGTACGTGGCGACGCTCGACGGCGACTTGCAAGATGACCCGCTTGAAATCCCCAAGATGGTCGCGATTTTGGAAGAGGGCTACGACCTGGTCTCGGGCTGGAAAAAGCACCGCCTGGATCCGTGGCACAAAACCATGCCTTCCAAGCTCTTCAACTTGACGGTGTCCATGGTCTGCGGCAAGCGCCTGCACGACTTTAACTGCGGCATCAAAGCGTATCGCCATTCTGTGGTCCGTTACATTGAGCTTTACGGCGATTACCACCGCTTTATCCCGGTGATGGCCAAGTGGCAGGGCTTCCGCATCACCGAGATGCCTGTGGCGCATCGTGCCCGCGTTCACGGCGTCTCCAAGTACGGCATCTCCCGCCTTGTCTCTGGGTTCCTGGACTTGGTCTCGCTCTTGTTCATGCGCAGCTTTTCGACCAAACCGCTCCATTTCTTTGGCCTCATCGGCCTGGTGTTCATGCTGGCCGGCCTTGGCATTTGTGGTTACTTTGGCTACGAGTGGTTCCAAACGGGAGCCATGCATGTGCGTCCGCTTTTGCTTGCCGGCGGATTCTCCCTGGTGATGAGTGTCCAGTTCTTTTCGCTTGGCCTGCTTGCCGAGATGATGAACGGCAATAAAAGGCGAACTTACCCAATTGCCGATACTTTTGGCGAAGAATGA
- a CDS encoding endonuclease: MRLSALPLLLAACFSIAFAKVDPEAAPQHYNYRDASKQMKRIYYGDLQETLYCGCKYMDKKHIDFSSCDFKPRYNPKRKSNKRAESIEWEHIVTAHNMGHFLPCWQEGGRKNCSANDTTFKIMEGDLHNLYPAIGEVNGDRSNFMYSQWTNDPEPMYGGCKTIVDFKLKKAQPREEARGIIARASFYMEKTYGVKLSNQDRKLFEAWDKMYPVTEKECERDRRIFKVQGDHNPFVYEKCPH; this comes from the coding sequence ATGAGATTATCGGCACTTCCACTGCTCCTGGCTGCGTGCTTTTCTATTGCTTTTGCGAAAGTCGACCCCGAGGCCGCCCCACAGCACTACAACTACCGCGACGCGAGCAAGCAAATGAAACGAATTTACTACGGCGACCTGCAAGAGACACTCTATTGCGGGTGCAAGTACATGGACAAAAAGCATATAGACTTCAGCAGCTGCGATTTCAAGCCGCGATACAACCCCAAGCGCAAAAGCAACAAGCGCGCCGAGAGCATTGAGTGGGAGCACATCGTGACTGCCCACAACATGGGGCACTTTTTACCCTGCTGGCAAGAGGGCGGGCGCAAGAACTGCAGCGCGAACGATACCACCTTCAAAATCATGGAAGGCGACCTGCACAACCTCTACCCCGCCATTGGCGAAGTCAACGGGGACCGCAGCAACTTTATGTACAGCCAATGGACAAACGATCCCGAGCCCATGTACGGCGGATGCAAAACGATTGTGGACTTCAAGCTCAAAAAGGCGCAGCCCCGCGAAGAAGCCCGCGGCATTATCGCCCGCGCGAGCTTTTACATGGAAAAAACGTACGGCGTAAAGCTGTCGAATCAAGACCGCAAACTCTTTGAAGCCTGGGACAAGATGTACCCCGTCACCGAAAAGGAATGCGAACGTGACCGCCGCATTTTCAAGGTGCAAGGCGACCACAACCCGTTCGTCTACGAGAAATGCCCGCATTGA
- a CDS encoding type IV pilus twitching motility protein PilT, with protein sequence MADLRIEQLLRAMVENKASDLHIRTGVPPIYRINGSLVKLFDTRVDANMMDSFLDDIMNRDQKNRFEQNKECDFAVGARDMGRFRVNVFRQRGTIAVVIRHIKARIPAFEELHLPEVIRDMALSRRGLVLVTGTTGSGKSTTLASMLDYINHKEAVNIITVEDPIEYLYRDEKAIISQREIGVDTLSYANALRAALRQDPDVLLVGEIRDLETMQIALTAADTGHMVFATIHTTNATETIQRVLSMYPPHQHDEIRLLLAEVLAGIISLRLLPTADGQGRVPAAEVLVNTAAIKEYIRDKDKLEMVEHAIAEGHMQYRSQTFDQALLNLYQSGQISLETAMNAATNKDDFDLKIRGISGTSDRGWM encoded by the coding sequence ATGGCTGATTTGAGAATTGAACAACTCCTCCGCGCCATGGTCGAGAACAAGGCTTCCGACTTGCACATTCGTACCGGCGTGCCGCCCATTTACCGTATTAACGGCTCCCTGGTAAAGCTCTTTGACACGCGTGTGGACGCGAACATGATGGACTCCTTTTTGGACGACATTATGAATCGCGACCAAAAGAATCGTTTTGAACAAAATAAGGAATGCGACTTTGCTGTGGGCGCCCGCGATATGGGCCGTTTCCGTGTGAACGTGTTCCGTCAGCGCGGCACCATCGCTGTGGTGATTCGTCACATCAAGGCGCGAATCCCCGCCTTTGAAGAACTTCATTTGCCCGAAGTCATTCGCGACATGGCGCTTTCACGTCGTGGTCTAGTGTTGGTGACGGGAACGACGGGCTCCGGCAAGTCAACAACGCTGGCTTCGATGCTTGACTATATCAATCACAAGGAAGCCGTCAACATCATTACCGTTGAAGACCCTATCGAATACCTTTACAGGGACGAGAAAGCCATCATTTCGCAGCGCGAAATCGGCGTGGATACGCTTTCGTATGCGAACGCCCTGCGTGCCGCTCTCCGTCAGGACCCGGACGTGCTCCTCGTGGGCGAAATCCGTGACCTTGAGACGATGCAGATTGCGCTTACCGCTGCCGATACGGGCCACATGGTGTTCGCGACTATCCATACGACGAACGCTACCGAAACTATCCAGCGTGTGCTTTCCATGTACCCGCCGCACCAGCACGACGAAATCCGTTTGCTTTTGGCCGAAGTCTTGGCGGGCATCATTTCGCTACGCTTGTTGCCGACCGCCGATGGCCAGGGCCGAGTCCCTGCAGCCGAAGTGCTCGTGAACACCGCCGCCATCAAAGAGTATATTCGCGACAAGGATAAACTCGAGATGGTGGAACACGCCATTGCCGAAGGCCACATGCAGTACCGCAGCCAGACCTTTGACCAGGCCTTGCTGAACTTGTACCAGAGTGGTCAGATTTCCTTGGAAACCGCCATGAATGCGGCGACGAACAAGGATGACTTCGATCTTAAGATTCGCGGTATTTCCGGTACGTCCGACCGCGGCTGGATGTAA
- a CDS encoding polyprenol monophosphomannose synthase, whose product MSFPKSLVIIPTYNEKENILLIMSAILEQNECLEILVVDDGSPDGTGDMVQAEVDKNPRIHLLRRKGKMGLGSAYVTGFKWALERDYERVFEMDADFSHAPTDLTRFLEAAEEADLVLGSRYLNNRISVVNWDLRRLILSYGANVYTRMVTRLPISDATGGFKCFRREALQALNLDKMKSDGYCFQIETTFKIWKKGFNVKEIPIVFTDRTRGTSKMSGGIISEAFFLVLKLRLGLA is encoded by the coding sequence ATGTCGTTTCCTAAGAGCTTGGTGATTATCCCGACCTACAACGAGAAAGAGAATATCTTGCTCATCATGTCCGCTATTTTGGAACAGAATGAGTGCCTGGAGATTCTTGTTGTCGATGACGGATCCCCGGATGGTACTGGCGATATGGTCCAGGCTGAGGTCGACAAGAATCCCCGAATCCACTTGCTCCGTCGTAAGGGCAAGATGGGGCTGGGCTCCGCCTACGTGACGGGTTTCAAGTGGGCTCTCGAAAGGGACTACGAACGCGTTTTTGAAATGGACGCCGACTTTAGCCATGCTCCGACCGATTTGACCCGCTTTTTGGAAGCTGCCGAGGAGGCCGACTTGGTCTTGGGCAGTCGTTACCTGAACAACCGTATTAGTGTAGTGAACTGGGATTTGCGCCGCCTTATTTTGAGCTATGGCGCCAACGTGTATACCCGTATGGTCACACGCCTCCCGATTAGCGATGCTACGGGTGGTTTCAAGTGTTTCCGTCGTGAGGCGCTGCAGGCATTGAACTTGGACAAGATGAAGAGTGACGGCTATTGCTTCCAGATCGAGACGACTTTCAAGATTTGGAAGAAGGGCTTTAATGTAAAGGAAATCCCCATCGTGTTTACCGACCGCACCCGTGGCACATCCAAGATGAGCGGGGGCATTATTTCGGAAGCGTTCTTCCTGGTTCTCAAACTCCGCCTGGGTCTCGCCTAA